A single region of the Podospora pseudopauciseta strain CBS 411.78 chromosome 1, whole genome shotgun sequence genome encodes:
- a CDS encoding hypothetical protein (COG:E; EggNog:ENOG503Q3R6), which produces MGIPSSYLSLIPPPPVTPYSPEGGHYYSSAPPVFPGLDVRPRLGSNSTSSPSGMAHAPRSTTLPHPGSHLGAARDIYATGTPSFNRRQPDHHFIPRSPSFPSRRPHLSPTNSPASYASLKMDSGFGSKSQQNIPPLGSLTQHGHLSYADQNSTPIKVDINGIIDKGFFLADNEWTCYRRNYFSCICSFSLSPVLPHAGIQFQPTGSTQAHTVFGFAMCISAVVADNDNHSIELVQHTPKRDKGPIAKPEKVRLSAKPQQATHHPLALYGPDGGLASSRPYDQGFGAPPQNSAPTEHTFERIQFKQATANNGKRRAAQQYYHLIVELWADVGQQQGSDSYIKVAHKKSAKMIVRGRSPGHYQPERRGSTSSGPGGSGGGSVGGGFPPGLMGPGGDYSTGPSILQGGYPSYDPRSNPYGGTRHHHELTMEPMISADEVKAIAETKGYQYYPATIYEGEHDPRHHQHHPVELFTHSRHDASDSGTNSSMSTGFDPAKVKPEMEGLPSIFYPPQSYYANNRCSRFEGKPSSAGHYPTLIPPPSSSSAMNMT; this is translated from the exons ATGGGAATA CCTTCCTCCTATTTAAGCCTGATCCCACCGCCTCCCGTCACTCCGTACTCCCCTGAAGGCGGTCATTATTATTCTTCCGCCCCCCCCGTCTTCCCCGGCCTGGACGTCAGGCCTCGACTGGGCTCCAA TAGCACATCGAGCCCCTCGGGCATGGCACATGCCCCTCGGTCCACAACATTGCCGCATCCAGGATCACACTTGGGTGCTGCGCGTGATATCTACGCGACAGGGACGCCCTCCTTCAACAGGCGCCAGCCAGATCACCACTTTATCCCGCggtccccctccttcccttcaCGACGGCCTCACCTCTCGCCCACCAACAGCCCGGCCAGTTACGCCTCTCTCAAGATGGACTCTGGATTCGGGTCCAAGTCGCAGCAAAACATCCCGCCACTGGGAAGTTTGACACAACACGGCCATTTGTCATATGCTGACCAGAATTCGACTCCCATCAAGGTGGACATCAACGGCATCATCGACAAGGGCTTTTTCCTGGCCGACAATGAGTGGACCTGCTATAGACGCAACTACTTCTCATGCATTTGCTCATTCTCTCTGTCGCCCGTGCTCCCGCATGCGGGCATCCAGTTCCAGCCAACGGGATCTACACAGGCGCACACAGTGTTCGGCTTCGCCATGTGTATTTCTGCGGTCGTGGCAGACAACGACAACCACTCCATTGAGCTCGTCCAGCACACGCCCAAGCGAGACAAAGGGCCAATCGCCAAGCCAGAGAAAGTCCGGCTCTCAGCAAAGCCGCAGCAGGCTACACACCATCCACTCGCATTGTACGGGCCAGACGGCGGCCTCGCATCCTCCAGGCCCTACGATCAAGGCTTTGGTGCTCCTCCGCAGAACTCGGCTCCCACTGAACACACATTTGAGCGTATTCAGTTCAAGCAGGCCACGGCCAACAACGGCAAGAGGAGGGCTGCACAGCAATACTATCACCTTATCGTGGAGCTGTGGGCAGATgttgggcagcagcagggctCGGATTCGTACATTAAAGTTGCGCACAAAAAGTCTGCCAAGATGATCGTGCGTGGGCGCTCTCCTGGACACTACCAGCccgagaggagaggaagcacGAGCAGCGGGCCTGGAGGTTCTGGCGGCGGCAGTGTCGGTGGAGGCTTTCCGCCGGGACTGATGGGCCCCGGTGGTGATTATTCTACCGGACCATCCATACTCCAGGGAGGGTACCCATCGTACGACCCTCGTTCTAATCCGTATGGCGGTACTCGACATCACCACGAGCTCACCATGGAGCCCATGATCTCGGCGGATGAGGTCAAGGCCATCGCCGAAACGAAGGGCTATCAATACTACCCTGCAACAATTTATGAGGGCGAACACGATCCGAGAcatcaccagcatcaccCAGTTGAACTCTTCACGCACTCGCGTCACGATGCCTCGGACAGCGGGACCAACAGCTCCATGAGTACAGGATTCGACCCAGCCAAGGTGAAGCCTGAGATGGAAGGGCTTCCAAGCATCTTCTACCCACCACAGTCCTACTACGCCAACAACCGCTGCAGCCGGTTCGAAGGCAAGCCGAGCTCGGCTGGACATTACCCTACGCTCATTccaccgccttcttcttcttccgcaATGAACATGACGTGA
- the CRE1 gene encoding carbon catabolite repressor protein (EggNog:ENOG503NX08; COG:K) has product MQRTQSAVDFSSLLNPETTTERDQLSPQRQTQTQTQTQTPAVEVEMSVGLLRPNGPLPTGAQSADSTNELPRPYKCTMCDKAFHRLEHQTRHIRTHTGEKPHACHHPGCSKRFSRSDELTRHSRIHNNPNSRRGNKGHQHAGLVHRLQPDVMPPPQPKTIRSAPPTAISSPNVSPPHYHSYNFSPQPTLSPYHRNALGSQSGPDIQMLARAVGQVERDKMAPYGSRHAHFYGNGIATSRNPLMAGPSLHAYHISRPTHSHDDDDHYHNYRHAKRSRPNSPNSTAPSSPTFSHNSLSPTPDHTPLATPAHSPRLRPFGTELAPFRNLSLHSQVPALAPLEPQPEGQQFSQPIAQAPSRSGISLTDVINRPDGARKLPLPRMSVSDMLTPSDGYSLSGRNSTANSVAGDFL; this is encoded by the coding sequence ATGCAACGAACGCAATCTGCAGTGGACTTTTCCAGTCTACTGAACCCGGAGACAACAACAGAGAGGGACCAGCTTTCTCCCCAACGGCAGACGCAAACGCAAACGCAAACGCAGACTCCCGCCGTCGAGGTCGAGATGTCTGTTGGATTGCTCCGTCCAAATGGGCCTTTGCCCACGGGCGCTCAGTCGGCTGACAGCACGAATGAGCTCCCCCGTCCTTACAAATGCACCATGTGTGACAAGGCTTTCCACCGCCTTGAGCACCAGACCCGTCACATCCGGACGCACACGGGCGAGAAGCCACACGCCTGCCATCACCCAGGCTGCAGCAAGAGGTTCTCGCGCTCAGATGAACTAACGAGGCACTCGAGGAtacacaacaaccccaactccaGGAGAGGGAACAAGGGACATCAGCACGCTGGTCTGGTTCACAGACTGCAGCCTGATGTCATGCCTCCACCGCAGCCCAAGACGATTCGCTCGGCTCCCCCGACCGCGATCTCTTCTCCCAATGTCTCGCCTCCTCATTATCACTCGTACAACTTCTCCCCTCAGCCTACGCTGAGCCCATACCACCGCAATGCTCTTGGTAGCCAGAGCGGTCCCGACATTCAGATGCTGGCGAGAGCTGTTGGTCAAGTCGAGCGGGACAAGATGGCCCCTTACGGCTCAAGACATGCTCACTTCTACGGCAACGGCATTGCCACATCAAGGAATCCCCTGATGGCCGGCCCTTCGCTGCATGCCTACCATATTTCTCGGCCCACTCACTCccacgatgacgacgaccaTTATCACAATTACAGACACGCTAAGAGGTCGAGACCCAACTCGCCTAACTCCAccgctccttcttctcccacgTTTTCTCACAATTCACTCTCGCCAACTCCTGACCACACACCACTTGCCACGCCTGCCCACTCTCCGCGTCTCCGGCCGTTTGGAACCGAGCTCGCGCCATTTCGCAATCTTTCTTTGCATAGCCAAGTTCCAGCGCTTGCTCCCCTTGAGCCGCAACCCGAAGGTCAGCAGTTCTCGCAGCCAATCGCGCAAGCGCCATCTCGCAGCGGCATTTCCTTGACCGACGTGATCAACCGTCCAGATGGAGCTCGCAAACTTCCACTTCCAAGGATGAGTGTCAGCGACATGCTCACGCCAAGTGATGGCTACAGCCTCAGTGGCAGAAACTCGACCGCCAACAGCGTTGCTGGAGATTTCTTGTAA
- a CDS encoding hypothetical protein (EggNog:ENOG503P2WA; COG:L), whose protein sequence is MMETIHGSSLDLSSIHRLPTVSAAQALEDFEGTQNHHISTGLPVLDASNGIQKGSVTEIWGPPGVGKTAFGIQLTANCLREGGGVVWSGLGNLLWSGTYTNADGFHRMSIERLHQVVDLNSEDGQIQPLDKFVHYSCPTLVHLIALLCRPTASCIPEWTSLIVVDSLSALVNHDVLKNTDLRQAPQTKHKDTRAPIPAERRIQALHYILSNLQKLAATRDVAIVILTQCATKMQAERGATLVPAINASVWRQGIVSRIALFRDRLQNDFETSTALRFAFIQKLNGVDKHADDAAALCGFHIEAAGLVPVEYDQASSPLRTMSTPAGAQKRKLGDTGFEIADSEDEGDDDEDYGWDLEPDALPPMPSQWQGSEDILLTREPESNADLLDEGVQGESDDGKDPESTLVVNDSEDDDDETENTDDDDGKDVDKHESVDDRVS, encoded by the exons ATGATGGAAACAATCCATGGCTCAAGCCTTGACCTTTCCTCAATCC ACCGTCTTCCTACCGTGTCGGCTGCACAGGCCCTGGAAGACTTTGAAGGGACCCAGAACCACCACATCTCCACCGGCCTTCCAGTTCTCGATGCCTCAAATGGCATCCAGAAGGGCAGTGTGACGGAAATATGGGGGCCCCCGGGCGTGGGAAAGACAGCATTCGG AATCCAGCTCACTGCTAACTGCCTTCGCGAAGGCGGCGGAGTCGTCTGG TCGGGCCTTGGCAATCTCTTGTGGTCGGGCACTTATACGAATGCAGATGGCTTTCACCGGATGTCCATTGAACGGTTGCACCAGGTCGTGGACTTGAACTCTGAGGATGGGCAGATCCAACCATTAGACAAGTTTGTTCACTATAGCTGCCCGACCTTGGTTCATCTCATAGCCCTGCTATGTCGGCCCACGGCGTCTTGTATCCCAGAGTGGACATCATTGATTGTTGTTGATTCCCTTTCAGCGTTGGTCAACCATGACGTCCTCAAGAATACAGACCTGAGGCAGGCCCCTCAGACGAAGCATAAAGATACCCGAG CACCGATACCTGCAGAACGCAGAATACAGGCACTTCACTATATTTTGAGCAACCTTCAAAAGCTGGCAGCAACCCGGGATGTGGCTATTGTCATCCTCACGCAGTGCGCCACAAAGATGCAGGCGGAACGCGGTGCGACCTTGGTTCCCGCCATCAATGCAAGCGTCTGGAGACAAGGTATTGTCTCGAGGATCGCACTGTTCAGAGACCGGCTTCAAAATGACTTCGAGACTTCCACTGCTCTGCGCTTTGCGTTCATCCAGAAGCTGAACGGAGTTGACAAGCATGCGGATGATGCAGCCGCACTCTGCGGGTTCCATATTGAGGCA GCCGGTTTGGTTCCGGTGGAGTACGACCAGGCTTCAAGCCCCTTGAGGACGATGTCAACGCCAGCAGGTGCCCAAAAACGCAAGCTTGGGGATACCGGCTTCGAGATCGCCGacagcgaggacgagggtgacgatgatgaagattACGGTTGGGACCTAGAGCCAGATGCCCTCCCACCTATGCCCTCGCAATGGCAAGGTAGCGAAGACATTCTGCTCACTCGGGAGCCGGAGAGCAATGCGGATCTGCTTGATGAGGGCGTACAAGGGGAATCAGACGATGGCAAGGACCCAGAATCAACACTGGTTGTCAACGAtagcgaggatgatgacgacgagacTGAAAAcactgatgatgatgacgggaagGACGTCGACAAGCATGAAAGTGTCGACGACCGCGTATCATAA